The following proteins come from a genomic window of Helicobacter canadensis MIT 98-5491:
- a CDS encoding nitrate reductase cytochrome c-type subunit yields MNFKTIMIAGASTLALIFIGCKSMQGYSAEEIGLRKTTLFSEEAQIQAYDYSGKAAGESELIERAFENAPPMIPHNLDGMLPITRDNNSCTGCHLPGIAEAVGATAMPKSHFYDLRNNKDLHEEMDENRFNCVICHTTQVNAAPLVENNFKADFRQDDGNTRSNLLDILNEGVK; encoded by the coding sequence ATGAATTTTAAAACAATAATGATTGCAGGAGCGAGCACACTTGCTTTGATTTTTATTGGTTGTAAAAGTATGCAGGGTTATTCTGCTGAAGAAATAGGTTTAAGAAAAACAACACTTTTTAGCGAAGAAGCACAAATCCAAGCTTATGATTATAGCGGTAAAGCAGCGGGCGAATCAGAATTGATTGAACGCGCTTTTGAAAATGCACCACCTATGATTCCACATAATCTTGATGGAATGTTACCTATTACAAGAGATAATAATTCTTGCACAGGTTGCCATTTACCTGGGATTGCAGAAGCAGTGGGAGCAACAGCTATGCCTAAATCTCATTTCTATGATTTAAGAAATAATAAAGATTTGCATGAAGAAATGGATGAAAATCGCTTTAATTGCGTAATTTGCCATACTACGCAAGTAAATGCAGCTCCTTTAGTTGAAAATAACTTCAAAGCAGATTTTCGTCAAGATGATGGTAATACAAGATCTAATTTGCTTGATATTTTAAATGAAGGTGTGAAGTGA
- the napH gene encoding quinol dehydrogenase ferredoxin subunit NapH: protein MMKRFRFLALRRIIQIGLLCLYFLGNYAGIKILQGNLSSSLLFGTIPLSDPFAILQLFFSGALLGVNALIGGLIILAFYALLAGRAFCSYVCPMNLITDLANYLRRVLRVNYAPFYLSKKIRYFALVLALILSSLFGMAAFEAISPIAMIHRGIVFGMGFGAFAVLLVFLLDLFIVPHGFCGHLCPLGAFYSIVSKFAFLKVKYDLDSCTHCMECKKICPEKQVLGLIGKESGKVISGECTRCGRCIEVCGDNALKFNLLDFAKRK from the coding sequence ATGATGAAAAGATTTCGTTTTTTAGCACTTAGACGCATTATACAAATAGGTTTATTGTGTTTGTATTTTTTAGGTAATTATGCCGGCATCAAGATTTTGCAAGGCAATCTTAGCAGCTCTTTGCTTTTTGGGACGATTCCATTAAGTGATCCTTTTGCCATCTTGCAGCTTTTTTTTAGTGGCGCGTTACTTGGAGTAAATGCTTTAATAGGTGGATTAATTATTCTGGCTTTTTATGCCTTATTGGCAGGAAGAGCTTTTTGTTCTTATGTTTGTCCAATGAATCTCATTACGGATTTAGCTAACTATTTGCGACGTGTTTTGCGAGTTAATTATGCACCTTTTTATTTAAGTAAAAAGATACGATATTTCGCTTTGGTTCTTGCTTTGATTCTGTCAAGTTTATTTGGAATGGCAGCTTTTGAGGCTATTAGCCCTATTGCAATGATTCATCGTGGAATTGTTTTTGGTATGGGCTTTGGAGCTTTTGCTGTGCTTTTAGTATTTTTATTGGATTTATTTATTGTTCCTCATGGTTTTTGTGGTCATTTATGTCCGCTTGGAGCCTTTTATTCCATAGTAAGTAAATTTGCTTTTTTAAAAGTGAAATACGATTTGGATTCTTGCACGCATTGTATGGAATGCAAAAAGATTTGTCCAGAAAAGCAAGTGCTTGGATTGATTGGAAAAGAGAGTGGAAAGGTTATTAGTGGGGAATGCACACGATGTGGAAGGTGTATTGAAGTTTGTGGGGATAATGCCCTTAAATTTAATCTTTTAGATTTTGCAAAAAGGAAATAA
- the napG gene encoding ferredoxin-type protein NapG produces the protein MDNKNPRRQFFIQAAQAIAMTMMGGLVWSAFLKESRANPLILRPPGALEEKEFLKHCIKCGLCVEACPFDTLKLASAGSGKPIGTPYFIPREIPCEMCPDIPCVAICPTKALEPKLVQSDGIWEINKARMGVAIVDKEHCVAYWGIQCDACYRACPLMGEAIKLELKRNERTGKHSYLLPVVESEVCTGCGKCEKACVTQEAAIIVMPREVALGAVGTNYIKGWESQDEERLEDATLHQLRNSNKNLQEVQDYLNNGEL, from the coding sequence ATGGACAACAAAAATCCAAGAAGACAATTTTTTATCCAAGCAGCACAAGCAATCGCAATGACAATGATGGGTGGATTGGTTTGGAGTGCTTTTTTAAAGGAAAGCAGAGCTAATCCTCTTATCTTGCGACCACCGGGTGCTTTAGAAGAAAAAGAATTTTTAAAACATTGTATCAAATGTGGCTTATGTGTTGAAGCTTGCCCTTTTGATACTTTAAAGCTTGCAAGTGCAGGGAGTGGGAAGCCAATTGGGACTCCTTATTTTATACCCCGCGAGATTCCTTGTGAGATGTGTCCTGATATTCCTTGTGTAGCTATTTGTCCTACAAAAGCTTTGGAGCCGAAGTTGGTGCAGAGTGATGGAATATGGGAGATTAATAAAGCAAGAATGGGTGTGGCTATTGTGGATAAAGAGCATTGCGTGGCTTATTGGGGGATTCAGTGTGATGCGTGTTATCGTGCTTGTCCTTTGATGGGTGAAGCAATTAAATTGGAATTAAAGCGTAATGAACGAACAGGCAAACATTCTTATTTGCTCCCAGTTGTAGAAAGTGAGGTTTGCACTGGTTGTGGCAAATGTGAAAAAGCTTGTGTAACACAAGAAGCAGCTATTATTGTAATGCCTAGGGAAGTCGCTTTAGGGGCAGTAGGGACAAATTATATTAAAGGTTGGGAAAGTCAAGATGAAGAGAGATTAGAAGATGCCACATTGCATCAACTAAGAAATAGCAACAAAAATCTACAAGAAGTGCAAGATTACCTCAATAATGGAGAGCTATGA
- a CDS encoding 4Fe-4S binding protein produces the protein MKENRRDFFNFFLKRGKQKESNSWLPLPPYNQDKSLFEKFCKDCEKPCVKVCETICQKGILKIFDGIPYVDFSLEGCKLCGECAKACPNGVLEEESESHWNFEVCIDELQCLGYHKTMCYTCKEACQSVLGSQKAIDFIGMFYPVINKNCIGCGFCVGVCPTQAIVLKERKC, from the coding sequence GTGAAAGAGAATCGCAGAGATTTCTTTAATTTCTTTTTAAAAAGGGGGAAGCAAAAGGAGAGTAATTCTTGGCTCCCACTTCCTCCTTATAATCAAGATAAATCTCTTTTTGAAAAATTTTGCAAAGATTGTGAAAAGCCGTGTGTGAAAGTTTGTGAAACAATTTGTCAAAAAGGGATTTTAAAGATATTTGATGGAATTCCTTATGTAGATTTTAGTTTGGAGGGTTGTAAGCTTTGTGGTGAATGTGCAAAGGCTTGTCCTAATGGAGTTTTAGAAGAAGAGAGTGAGAGCCATTGGAATTTTGAGGTATGTATTGATGAACTTCAATGTTTAGGTTATCATAAAACAATGTGTTATACTTGCAAAGAAGCTTGTCAGAGTGTGCTTGGAAGCCAAAAAGCTATTGATTTTATTGGAATGTTTTATCCCGTGATTAATAAAAATTGCATTGGTTGTGGGTTTTGTGTTGGTGTTTGTCCAACACAAGCTATTGTTTTAAAGGAAAGAAAATGCTAA
- a CDS encoding NADH-ubiquinone oxidoreductase subunit E family protein, with protein MQKSVDIVKSENELLNSLCFNEVDCKIIVKRIC; from the coding sequence ATGCAAAAAAGTGTGGATATTGTAAAAAGCGAAAATGAATTATTGAATTCTTTGTGTTTTAATGAAGTAGATTGTAAAATTATAGTAAAAAGGATTTGCTAA
- a CDS encoding sodium-dependent transporter, translating to MQRQTWTNHITYILTIAGATIGFGATWRFPYLVGENGGGAYVLIFILAMILVGIPIILVENVIGRMAHKNSIDAFGENTDKGAWKIIGYMGAIGAFGILAYYMVLGGWVIAYIANIFTSFFGDIGLNLSSPITKEITSEFYSQNIENSPWLIGFYTLLFVAINYIILKKGIIDGIERSVKWLMPLLLLCLLGMIARNITLDNAMEGIKFYLIPDFSAITPKLFLYVLGQVFFALSLGFGVMITLSSHLRKDEKLVKTACITGIINTLVAILAGFIIFPSLFSVGLAPDSGPSLVFKSLPIAFSHMVFGGFFAIVFFVLLLIAALTTSLTIYQVIISILEEKFKFSHNKAVSFTLIAVFILGNLPCILAYGPWSDIIIFGRNIFDNFDFISGNIFFVLTALGSVIYVGWVLDKNAIKEINNYSSKPSLFSLIWFYYIKYIIPAIILAIFIGGFLIKI from the coding sequence GGTGCTTATGTGCTTATCTTTATTCTTGCGATGATTTTAGTTGGAATCCCTATTATTTTAGTTGAAAATGTGATTGGTAGAATGGCACACAAAAACTCTATTGATGCCTTTGGAGAAAATACAGACAAAGGTGCTTGGAAAATCATAGGCTATATGGGAGCCATAGGTGCTTTTGGAATCTTAGCTTATTATATGGTGCTTGGGGGTTGGGTTATTGCTTATATTGCCAATATTTTTACTTCCTTTTTTGGAGATATTGGGCTTAATCTATCAAGCCCTATCACAAAAGAAATCACTTCAGAATTCTATTCCCAAAATATAGAAAATTCACCTTGGCTGATTGGATTTTACACTTTACTCTTTGTTGCTATAAACTACATTATCCTTAAAAAAGGCATTATTGATGGGATTGAAAGATCGGTTAAATGGCTTATGCCACTTTTATTATTATGTCTTTTAGGAATGATAGCACGCAATATCACACTAGATAATGCTATGGAGGGGATTAAATTCTATCTTATTCCTGATTTTTCTGCCATTACCCCAAAACTCTTTTTGTATGTTTTAGGGCAAGTTTTCTTTGCACTTTCTCTTGGATTTGGGGTTATGATTACACTTTCTTCTCACCTTAGAAAAGATGAAAAACTTGTCAAAACCGCTTGTATTACAGGAATCATCAATACACTTGTGGCAATTCTAGCTGGTTTTATTATCTTCCCTTCGCTCTTTAGCGTTGGGTTAGCTCCTGATTCTGGACCCTCATTAGTATTCAAAAGTCTTCCTATTGCCTTTTCACATATGGTTTTTGGTGGTTTCTTTGCAATTGTATTTTTTGTTTTGTTGCTAATTGCTGCTCTTACAACTTCATTAACCATTTATCAAGTTATCATTAGTATTTTAGAAGAAAAATTTAAATTCTCTCATAATAAAGCAGTTAGCTTTACATTGATAGCGGTTTTTATTTTGGGGAATCTTCCTTGTATTCTTGCTTATGGACCTTGGAGTGATATTATCATTTTTGGTAGAAATATCTTTGATAATTTTGATTTTATTAGTGGAAATATATTCTTTGTGCTTACTGCTTTGGGTTCTGTTATATATGTTGGCTGGGTTTTGGATAAAAATGCGATTAAAGAAATCAACAATTATTCCTCCAAACCCTCGCTTTTTAGCCTTATTTGGTTTTATTATATTAAATACATCATACCGGCTATTATTCTTGCAATTTTCATTGGCGGCTTTTTGATAAAAATTTAA
- a CDS encoding chaperone NapD: MQNENEKSQDFNVSSLVVMCKGEDIQRLWEEIEKIPQTQCHYKDESGKIIVTIESSNVDEEIRILKKIERLKGVISAQMIYTYHNSELEVLQENIQRQDAVPEILKNDNLKAEEIGYSGDVQDKIDNILNKKRTK, from the coding sequence ATGCAAAATGAAAATGAGAAAAGCCAAGATTTTAATGTTTCAAGTTTGGTGGTGATGTGCAAGGGGGAGGATATCCAAAGGCTTTGGGAAGAGATTGAGAAGATTCCTCAGACACAATGTCATTACAAAGATGAGAGCGGTAAGATTATTGTTACTATTGAATCAAGCAATGTTGATGAAGAAATACGAATATTAAAAAAGATTGAAAGATTAAAAGGTGTAATATCTGCACAAATGATTTATACTTATCATAATTCTGAATTAGAAGTCTTGCAAGAGAATATTCAAAGACAAGATGCGGTGCCTGAAATTCTTAAAAATGATAATTTAAAGGCAGAGGAAATAGGCTATAGTGGAGATGTCCAAGATAAAATTGATAACATTTTAAATAAAAAAAGAACCAAATAA